A genome region from Brachymonas denitrificans includes the following:
- a CDS encoding RelA/SpoT family protein, whose translation MNPASAPAGKHSPDDEVAGIVQASSDTLPTQADVLTRARQFAGPLLVNCSLPSGENELEHADGVAKILEQMGGAVSLQAVPYLVYAADHLSRPQEMIEQAFGDEYAQLALQATRLMRLQQSQRVQPGSSGLGSPAEQVEAVRKMLLAFSRDLRVILLRLASRLQTLRHYAATKLPVPHALAYEALHVLAPLANRLGIWQIKWEMEDLAFRFLEPDTYRSVARLLDEKRTEREQRAEELRRQVREGLAAQGITASVQARPKHIFSIVKKMRGKGLDFEQIYDRMALRVIVPEVKDCYAALSWVHSQHEPIPSEFDDYIAKPKANGYQSLHTVIRQLGEDGRVRPVEIQIRTQDMHDHAESGVAAHWAYKEAGAKGYAGHSANSAYDAKIAVLRQLLAWEREFAAGGEQAPEPEQPNVVLDDKIYVLTPEAAIVELPQGATPVDFAYSVHTTLGHRCRGAKVDGAMVPLNTPLRNGQTVSITAAKEGGPSRDWLNVEQGYLVSNRARAKVRAWFNALALQDAIARGRDAVEKLLQREGKTAVKLDDLAGQLGFSDADALFEVVGKDEFSLRNIEAVLKPQAPQLSQDEILLQKQAAKGDRKSHRPAPKGGVLVVGMGSLMTQLAKCCKPAPPDAIGGFVTRGKGVSVHRADCPNYRSMVRDNPERAIEVQWQGLEGGTAAYPVDILVQATDRAGLLRDISELFAREKMPVVGLHSDAGKEISHMMLTVQVSDTHRLNKVLGELSVLDGILGTRRR comes from the coding sequence ATGAATCCCGCAAGTGCCCCCGCAGGCAAGCATTCCCCCGATGACGAAGTGGCCGGCATCGTCCAGGCCAGTTCCGACACCCTGCCAACCCAGGCCGACGTGCTGACGCGCGCGCGCCAGTTTGCCGGCCCGCTGCTGGTCAACTGCAGCCTGCCGAGCGGCGAGAACGAGCTGGAGCATGCCGACGGCGTGGCCAAAATCCTGGAGCAGATGGGTGGCGCCGTCTCGCTGCAGGCCGTGCCCTATCTGGTGTATGCGGCCGACCATCTGAGCCGCCCGCAGGAGATGATCGAGCAGGCCTTTGGCGACGAATATGCGCAGCTGGCGCTGCAGGCCACGCGCCTGATGCGGCTGCAGCAGAGCCAACGCGTGCAGCCGGGCAGCAGCGGCCTGGGCAGCCCCGCCGAGCAGGTGGAGGCGGTGCGCAAGATGTTGCTGGCCTTCTCGCGCGACCTGCGCGTGATCCTGCTGCGCCTGGCCTCGCGCCTGCAGACCCTGCGCCACTATGCCGCCACCAAGCTGCCGGTGCCGCATGCGCTGGCCTACGAGGCGCTGCACGTGCTGGCGCCGCTGGCCAACCGGCTGGGCATCTGGCAGATCAAGTGGGAAATGGAAGACTTGGCGTTCCGCTTTCTGGAGCCGGACACCTACCGTTCCGTAGCGCGCCTGCTCGACGAAAAGCGCACCGAGCGCGAGCAGCGCGCCGAGGAATTGCGCCGGCAGGTGCGCGAGGGGCTGGCCGCGCAGGGCATCACGGCCAGCGTGCAGGCGCGGCCCAAGCACATCTTCAGCATCGTCAAGAAGATGCGTGGCAAGGGGCTGGATTTCGAGCAGATCTACGACCGCATGGCGCTGCGCGTGATCGTGCCCGAGGTGAAGGACTGCTATGCGGCGCTGAGCTGGGTGCACAGCCAGCACGAGCCCATCCCCTCGGAGTTTGACGACTACATCGCCAAGCCCAAGGCCAACGGCTACCAGTCGCTGCATACGGTGATCCGGCAGCTGGGAGAGGACGGGCGGGTGCGCCCGGTCGAGATCCAGATCCGCACGCAGGACATGCACGATCACGCCGAGAGCGGGGTGGCGGCGCACTGGGCCTACAAGGAGGCCGGCGCCAAGGGCTATGCGGGCCACAGCGCCAACAGCGCCTATGACGCGAAGATTGCGGTACTGCGCCAGCTGCTGGCCTGGGAGCGCGAGTTTGCCGCGGGGGGCGAGCAGGCGCCCGAGCCCGAGCAGCCGAATGTGGTGCTGGACGACAAGATCTATGTGCTGACGCCGGAAGCGGCCATCGTCGAACTGCCACAGGGCGCCACGCCGGTGGACTTTGCCTACAGCGTGCACACCACCCTGGGCCACCGTTGCCGCGGCGCCAAGGTGGACGGGGCCATGGTGCCGCTGAACACGCCGCTGCGCAACGGGCAGACCGTGTCGATCACGGCGGCCAAGGAGGGTGGCCCCTCGCGCGACTGGCTGAACGTGGAACAGGGCTATCTGGTGAGCAACCGCGCCCGTGCCAAGGTGCGCGCCTGGTTCAATGCGCTGGCCTTGCAGGACGCGATTGCCCGCGGTCGCGATGCGGTGGAGAAGCTGCTGCAGCGCGAAGGCAAGACGGCGGTCAAGCTCGATGATCTGGCCGGGCAGCTCGGGTTTTCGGATGCGGATGCGCTGTTCGAGGTGGTGGGCAAGGACGAATTTTCGCTGCGCAACATCGAGGCGGTGCTCAAGCCGCAGGCACCGCAGCTGTCGCAGGATGAGATCCTGCTGCAGAAGCAGGCGGCCAAGGGCGACCGCAAGTCGCACCGGCCGGCACCCAAGGGGGGGGTGCTGGTGGTGGGCATGGGCTCGTTGATGACGCAACTGGCCAAGTGCTGCAAGCCGGCACCGCCGGATGCCATCGGTGGCTTCGTCACGCGCGGCAAGGGCGTAAGCGTGCATCGGGCCGACTGTCCCAACTACCGCAGCATGGTGCGCGACAATCCCGAGCGCGCCATCGAGGTGCAGTGGCAGGGGCTGGAGGGCGGGACTGCCGCCTACCCGGTCGACATTCTGGTGCAGGCGACGGACCGCGCCGGCCTGTTGCGCGACATCAGCGAACTGTTTGCGCGCGAGAAGATGCCGGTGGTGGGCCTGCACAGCGATGCCGGCAAGGAAATCAGCCACATGATGCTGACCGTGCAGGTGAGCGACACGCACCGGCTCAACAAGGTGCTCGGCGAGCTGTCGGTGCTGGACGGCATTCTGGGGACGCGGCGGCGCTGA
- a CDS encoding antibiotic biosynthesis monooxygenase encodes MNTQPAAPAAAVTRIASRRARAGQEAAYEALVREMFEQMRQTPGFRHGQLVPPEQAGGLYHVISQFDSEAALQAWNASPKRADIHARMRAVAEDEPEYRVLTGLEAWFAPAVVPATMHPPRSRMAFVTWLGIFPTAAFFLWFVAPLVTHWPFLLRTALITGLIVATMTWLVAPRLTRWMRGFLNPKR; translated from the coding sequence ATGAATACCCAGCCCGCCGCCCCTGCAGCTGCAGTCACCCGAATCGCCAGCCGCCGCGCCCGCGCAGGACAGGAGGCCGCCTACGAGGCGCTGGTGCGCGAGATGTTCGAGCAGATGCGCCAGACACCGGGCTTCCGCCACGGGCAGCTGGTGCCACCCGAGCAGGCCGGCGGGCTCTACCATGTGATTTCGCAATTCGACTCCGAAGCGGCACTGCAGGCCTGGAACGCCTCCCCCAAACGCGCCGACATCCACGCCCGCATGCGCGCCGTGGCCGAAGACGAACCCGAGTACCGCGTCCTGACCGGCCTGGAAGCCTGGTTCGCTCCCGCCGTGGTGCCCGCCACCATGCACCCGCCCCGCTCACGCATGGCCTTCGTCACCTGGCTCGGCATTTTCCCGACGGCGGCCTTCTTCCTCTGGTTCGTGGCGCCGCTGGTCACGCACTGGCCCTTCCTGCTGCGCACCGCGCTGATCACCGGCCTGATCGTGGCCACCATGACCTGGCTGGTGGCCCCGCGCCTGACGCGCTGGATGCGCGGCTTTCTCAACCCGAAACGCTGA
- a CDS encoding type II toxin-antitoxin system VapC family toxin: protein MYLLDTNVVSELRKAMHGRADPRVVAWQAQVDPSHCFIATTTVMELEIGILRMERRDAMQGAILRQWLEQHVLPAFSQRILSFDLATARQCARLHVPDPRSERDAMIAATALVHGLTVVTRNAADFEATGVPLLNPWGKWTLQEQSADYLHQTCASTTPVFAR, encoded by the coding sequence ATGTATTTGCTCGATACCAATGTGGTTTCCGAACTGCGCAAGGCCATGCACGGGCGTGCCGATCCACGCGTTGTCGCTTGGCAGGCTCAAGTCGATCCAAGCCACTGTTTCATAGCTACCACTACTGTCATGGAGCTGGAAATCGGCATCCTCCGGATGGAAAGGCGCGACGCCATGCAGGGCGCCATACTCAGACAGTGGCTGGAGCAGCATGTGTTACCTGCTTTCTCCCAGCGCATCCTGTCCTTTGATCTTGCCACTGCCCGACAGTGTGCCCGGTTGCATGTGCCTGATCCCCGTTCCGAACGGGACGCCATGATCGCCGCCACCGCTTTGGTACATGGACTCACTGTCGTGACGCGCAACGCCGCTGACTTTGAAGCTACTGGCGTGCCGTTGCTGAACCCTTGGGGAAAATGGACGTTGCAGGAACAGAGCGCCGACTACCTGCACCAGACCTGTGCAAGCACCACCCCCGTTTTCGCTCGCTGA